The genomic region CGGGTGAGAAAGCTATTTTAGCCCATGAAAGGTTGGCCATAGTTGATCCGGCATCCGGAAAGCAACCCTTGTTCAGTCCAGATGGTAAAATAGTATTGGCGGCCAACGGCGAAATATACAATCATCGTGAGTTACGTAAACAGTTTGAAGGAAAGTACGATTTTCAAACCGAATCGGATTGTGAGGTGATTTTGGCCTTGTACCAAGAAAAAGGTGCGGACTTTTTGGACGAATTGAACGGAATATTTGGTTTTGCGATTTATGATTCCAAAAAGGATGAATATTTCGTAGCCCGTGACCACATGGGGATAATCCCTTTGTATATGGGATGGGATGACAAAGGTACTTTTTATGTGGCTTCAGAATTAAAGGCCTTGGAAGGCACTTGTGTTAAAGTTGAACTGTTTCCTCCTGGGCATTATTTGAAAAGCTCGGAAGAGGAAGTTCAAAGATGGTATTCCCGGGATTGGATGGAGTATGATGCCGTAAAAGAGAACGAGACCAGTATTGAGAAAATAAAGGAAGCTTTGGAAGCTGCCGTACACAGGCAGTTGATGTCCGACGTTCCCTATGGGGTTTTACTTTCAGGCGGTTTGGATTCATCGGTAACCTCTGCCATAGCAAAAAAGTATGCCCAAAAACGTATAGAATCCGATGACACGACCGATGCTTGGTGGCCGCAGCTGCATTCCTTCTCGGTAGGTTTGGAAGGTTCTCCGGATTTGGCAGCCGCCCAAAAGGTAGCGGACCATATCGGTACGGTACATCACGAAATCAAGTTTACCATACAAGAAGGTTTGGATGCCATTCGAGACGTTATCTACAACCTCGAAACCTATGATATAACCACTATCAGAGCTTCTACGCCCATGTACCTTATGGCTCGGGTAATTAAATCAATGGGAATTAAGATGGTTTTATCCGGTGAGGGTGCCGATGAGCTTTTTGGAGGCTATTTGTATTTTCATAAGGCACCTAGCCCAAAGGATTTTCATGAAGAAACGGTTCGCAAACTGGATAAGTTGCACATGTACGACTGTCTTAGGGCCAATAAATCTCTGGCAGCTTGGGGCATAGAGGGGCGGGTTCCTTTTTTGGATAAAGAGTTTATGGATGTCGCAATGCGTATAAATCCCAAAGATAAAATGATAAACGGTGAACGTATGGAAAAATGGGTAGTTCGCAAAGCTTTTGAAGATATGCTGCCCGAAAGTGTGGCATGGAGGCAAAAAGAACAGTTCTCGGATGGTGTAGGGTATAGTTGGATAGATACTTTAAAGGAATTGGTAGATAAGGAGGTTTCTGGGGAACAGTTGAAAAATGCCAATTTCCGTTTTCCCATACAAACACCCACATCCAAAGAAGAATACTATTATCGCTCTATTTTTGAAGAACATTTTCCAAGCGATACCGCTGCCTTGAGCGTTCCGCAGGAACCTTCTGTGGCCTGCAGCACAAAAATCGCCTTGGAGTGGGACGAAGCGTTCAAAAACATGAACGACCCATCGGGTAGAGCGGTCGCCAATGTGCATACAGATGCCTACGATAAGTAGATTTCGGCTTTTGATAAACCGAATTCTGCCTAATAACGGTTTTCATTTTGAACAGGAAATAAGAAGCACCTTACATTTGGTGCTTCTTCATTTTATAACGATGCTTTTCTTCATTTTTACCATGGTATTCACCAGAGTAATTTTCCACAATTTTTGTTGATAACTTAGCTGTTAAGGAATTGTCAAAAACCTATATTTCATGGGGTATTGCGTATATTTGTAAGATTGCAAAATTTGAAGTAACAACAACCTTAAATCTATGAGCGAAGAAGCAAATAATAAAGATCAAAACAAGAAGCCCGAAGAGCATTTGATAGGGGATAACAAAAGAGCATATTCAGCAGATAGTATCCAAGCTTTGGAGGGTATGGAGCATGTTAGAATGCGACCCTCCATGTACATAGGTGATGTTGGGGTACGCGGTTTGCACCATTTGGTCTATGAAGTGGTAGATAACTCTATTGATGAGGCCATGGGCGGCCACTGTGATACCATAAGTGTTACGATTAATGAGGATAACTCTATCACCACTAAAGATAACGGTAGGGGCATACCTGTTGATTTGCATAAAAAAGAGGGTGTCTCGGCCCTAGAAGTAGTCATGACCAAAATCGGTGCCGGTGGTAAGTTTGACAAGGACTCCTACAAGGTTTCAGGTGGACTTCATGGTGTTGGGGTTTCCTGTGTGAATGCACTATCAAATCACCTACGCGCAACAGTACATCGGGACGGTAAAATTTGGGAACAGGAATATGAAAGGGGAAAGGCCCTATATCCGGTAAAGCAAATAGGTGAGACCAAAGAAAGGGGTACCATCGTAACCTTTCATCCGGATGAAACGATTTTTACCCAAACCATAGAGTTCAGTTACGAAACTTTATCCAATAGAATGCGTGAGCTTTCTTTTTTGAACAAGGGGATTACCATTACTATTACCGATAAACGCCAAAAAGATAAGGATAGCGAGTCCGGTTTTGTTTCGGAGACTTTTCATTCTACCGAAGGTTTAAAAGAATTTGTTCGGTTTTTGGACGGAACACGGGAGTCTTTGATACAGAGTGTCATTTCAATGGAAGGAGAGAAAAACGATATTCCGGTCGAGGTTGCCATGATATACAATACCAGTTATACCGAGAACCTTCATTCTTATGTGAACAATATCAATACACATGAAGGCGGCACACATTTATCAGGTTTTAGAAGGGGACTTACCTCTACCTTAAAGAAATATGCCGATGCTTCGGGAATGCTCGATAAACTAAAGTTCGAAGTTCAAGGGGACGATTTTAGGGAAGGTCTTACGGCCATTGTATCCGTAAAAGTGGCTGAACCCCAATTTGAAGGACAGACCAAGACAAAGTTGGGCAATAGGGAGGTTTCCTCGGCAGTAAGTCAAGCTGTTTCTGAAATGTTGACCAACTATTTGGAAGAAAACCCCGATGATGCCAAAGTAATCGTACAAAAAGTGATTCTTGCGGCACAAGCTAGGCACGCAGCTACCAAGGCCCGTGAGATGGTGCAGCGTAAAACGGTAATGAGTATTGGTGGTTTACCGGGAAAACTATCGGATTGTTCCGAACAAGATCCCGCACTTTGTGAGGTGTTTTTGGTTGAGGGAGATTCGGCAGGTGGTACCGCCAAACAAGGTAGGGATAGGAATTTTCAAGCCATACTACCGTTACGGGGTAAGATATTGAATGTTGAAAAGGCCATGCAACATAGGGTTTTTGAGAATGAGGAAATCAAGAATATTTATACCGCACTTGGCGTTACGATAGGAACGGAAGAGGATAGCAAAGCCCTCAACCTGGAAAAATTGCGTTACCACAAAGTGGTCATTATGTGTGATGCTGACGTGGATGGTAGCCATATCGAGACTTTGATACTCACGTTCTTTTTCCGTTATATGCGGGAACTCATAGATGGCGGTCACGTGTACATAGCTACGCCACCTTTGTATTTGGTTAAAAAAGGACAAAAGAAAAGATATGCGTGGAGCGATAAGGAGCGTGATGAAATTGCCGAAAGTTTTAACGGTAGTGTAGGTATACAACGTTACAAAGGTCTTGGTGAGATGAACGCCGAGCAATTATGGGATACGACCATGAATCCCGAATACAGGACTTTAAGGCAGATAACCATTGATAACGCTACGGAATCAGATCGTATTTTTTCTATGTTGATGGGCGATGAAGTACCACCAAGGAGGGAATTTATAGAGAAGAATGCCGTATATGCCAATATAGACGTTTAAATAACCTTGGTTTTACAACAAAAACTCGCACTATTGATGCGAGTTTTTTAGTTTTGGGAAATATAGAAATCAGATGTAACGCACAATAACTTCGACGTATCGTAGTTATGGGTACACAATCTAAACTTTTTTAAAAGGTTTCAAAATTTTCAAAACATGAAAAAAATACTTTTTTTGATGGCAACGGCGGTATCATCTTTAGGAATTGCCCAAGCCAACTTAGATGATTTATTCGCTGCGGGTATAGATGATGCCCAGCGCTTCACGAACGATTATTTGGCACCTGTTTCGGAATCTGTGGTTTACAGTATTTCAAATGGATGGTACAATAGTGCCAAGGCAAAGCCTTTGGGCGGATTTGAAATTTCGATAATCGGTAACATTACAGGGTTTAAGAATAAAGATGACAAAACGTCTTTTGTGCTCAACACGGCAGAATATGAAAATTTACAGTTTGTAGATGGTGAGACATCCAAATCGGTATCCACTGCTCTGGGAGATATTGAAGGTGTACGGGCTTTTGTTGAGGTTGAGGTTGCACCGGGAGTAACGGAAAGGCAAGAATTTGAACTACCTACCGGACTTTTGGCAGAAGGTTTGAATTTTATGCCCTCGGGATATTTACAGGGTAGTGTGGGCTTGATAAAAGGGTTGGAGGTCAAAGCACGTTTTTTGCCAAAAATTGATACTGACGATGTAAAAATAGGTCTGTTTGGTGCGGGGTTACAATATGACTTTACAAGTAGCCTTCCTGCGGACAAGCTTTTGCCTGTAGCGATTTCCGGTGTCATTGGCTATACATCACTAACAGGGGAATACGATTTTACGGATGCGGGACTTTTTGATGGAGACCGGCAAATCATCGACACAAAGTTTTCTTCATGGACTTTCAATGCCGTCGCATCAACCAGACTACCGGTGATAAATTTTTATGGTGGATTAGGATATGTTACGGGAAAATCGACTACGGATGTTTTAGGGGATTATACCGTAGGGGTAGGGCCACTTTCAACAACGGAAACCGACCCGTTTTCCATTTCAAGGAACGTTAGCGGGGTAACCGCTAATGTGGGTACCAAATTAAAACTTGGCTTTTTCAGGCTTAATGTGGATTACACACTTGCAGAATTCAATACGTTGACCGCGGGAATTAATTTTGGTTTTAGATAGGTCTTTAATTAAATTGACATAAAACAAAAAGAGCCCGGTATACCGGGCTCTTTTTGTAGCTTTCGGGCATGTTTTTATTCTCTTATGGCTAAAACTTCCCCGGTATTTTCTTTCAGGAATTCAATTTCGGTAGATGTTTCCATTTTAACGATATCATCGGGCTTATCGGTTCCAGGGTAGGAAATCGTATATGTATCCTTTTCGACCTTCCAGCTAAAATCTGTTTTTAAAGTGAGATTTTTACTTTCATAACGATGATATCTTCCAAGATAGGCATCGTTAAAAATCCATTCTTGCCTAACGGTAGCCTTGTTGGTAGATGACGTATTTTTTACTTCGACCTTTGACCAAATCCCTATCACGGGATCATTGTTTTCGGGGATTCTTGAACAGTTACTGGCTAGGATAATGCCAATAATCGCCAAAAATGACAGGAACTTTTTCATTTAAGTAGGTTTATCAATAAGATTTGGGATTATGATAACGTAGGTTCTTGATTGGGTATTGCTAAAATTCGATGTATTGCACAATAATCATACATTCTTCGTTGAAACGTCATTTTCTTTAACACTACATAAGGTTTTCAAGGTCTTTTTACAGGCGTGGTATGTTTAACATTTAAGGCTTTTTTAAGTGGACGTGGCCTTATTATGTTAAAGCAAAACTGTATTTTTGCTCAACGAAAAATCAATTTAAAACATTATACATATGAAAGTTACCATAGTAGGGGCCGGAGCCGTTGGAGCAAGCTGTGCAGAGTACATTGCCATTAAAAATTTTGCATCGGAAGTTGTTCTCTTGGATATTAAGGAGGGATATGCCGAAGGAAAAGCAATGGATTTAATGCAGTGCGCATCCTTAAATGCATTTGACACCAAAATCACAGGTGTCACGAACGACTATTCCAAAACTGCCGGTAGTGATATCGCCGTAATAACATCGGGTATTCCGAGAAAACCGGGAATGACCCGTGAGGAGCTTATCGGTATCAATGCGGGCATTGTAAAAAGTGTTTCCAGTAACCTTATTGAGCATTCGCCCAACGTAACATTGGTCGTAGTGAGCAACCCTATGGATACAATGACCTACTTGGTACATAAGACCGCTGACCTTCCCAAAAATAAGATAATAGGTATGGGCGGAGCGTTGGATAGCGCCCGGTTTAAATATAGATTGGCCGAAGCTTTGGAAGCCCCCATTTCTGATGTAGATGGTATGGTGATCGGTGGCCATAGCGATACGGGGATGGTGCCCTTGACCTCGCAAGCTTCAAGAAACAGCATTAAGGTGTCCGAGTTTTTATCGGCCGAAAGGTTAGAGCAGGTCGCTGCTGACACCAAAGTGGGTGGGGCCACCCTAACAAAATTACTGGGAACCAGTGCTTGGTATGCGCCAGGTGCGGCAGTATCAGGTTTAGTTCAAGCCATCGCTTGTGACCAAAAGAAAATGTTCCCTTGCTCAACGTATTTAGAAGGGGAATACGGTCTAAACGACATATGTATAGGAGTTCCCGTAATTTTGGGTAAAAATGGTATCGAGAAGATAGTTGATATTGCATTGAGCGATGACGAAAAAGCAAAAATGCAGGAAAGTGCCGCGGGTGTTACCAAGACTAATGGACTTTTAGAACTGTAGTTACTCATAACATCCCTTAAAATATAGCCATCCCGCCCAATTCATCTTGGGCGGGATGGCTTGTTTTATATTTAGTATAAATAAATTGTCAGTTCTTAGGGTAAATCATATATTTGCACGCTATTATAAATACCATAAAAATACATTTAACCAATGCAAAATAAAGGACTTATAAAGCTTTTTGCTTTCCTGTTCGGACTAGTGAGTATATATCAGTTGTCCTACACTTTTATTACCAATAAAGTTGAAAACGAAGCAGAAGTTTTTGCCGCGAACAAAATCTCGGAATCCGAAGAGGACTATATTGCAAAAAGGGAGGCTGTTGAAGCCAGATACCTAGATTCTATCGGTAAAGATCCCATTTTTGGCTATACCAATTACAATGAGGCAAAGACCAAAGAGCTTAACAAGGGCCTTGACCTTAAAGGTGGTATAAACGTAACGTTACAGATATCTGTAAAAGACATCTTGAAAGGGCTTGCCAATAATACCAAAAATCCCATTTTCAATAAAGCATTGGCAGATGCAGATGAAGCTTCCAAAAACAGTGATGATCGCTACTTGGATTTGTTTTTTGAGGCCTTTGATAATATCAAAGGCGATACAAGGTTGGCTTCTCCCGATATTTTCTTCACAAAAAGTTTAAGTGAAGAAATTGGCAGTATGGATGCCGATGATGCCGCTGTTAAAAAAATCATTAGCGAAAAAGTAGATGAGTCCATTATATCGGCATTTGAGGTGTTGCGCGAGCGTATTGATGGTTTTGGGGTTACCCAGCCCAATATCCAGAGAGAGGGCAACTCCGGTCGTATTTTGGTAGAATTACCGGGAGCCAGGGATATAGCCCGGGCTCAAGAGCTCTTGTCGAGTACGGCCCAACTGGAGTTTTGGGAAACGTTTGCGCCGAGCAACCAATCTATTGGCAATTTTTTAGTTGCGGCCAATGAAGAATTAAAATCTTTGGTCGAAGTTGATAGTACGCGACAGGAACTACAAAAACCAGAATCTGAAATAGATTCCCTCTTGTCCGATGTAACGCAAGACTCTTTGGATTTGAACACACAGGTAAATCCTTTATTCGATTTGATTCAGGGTGCGGGTAGTGGTTACGCCATAGCCAAAGTAGCCATAAAGGATACGGCCAAAGTAGGGGAGTATCTCAGAATGAAGAGCATTCGTAGATTAATACCCAACGATTTACAGTTCATTAAATTTCTATGGGAAAGACCGGCCAAAGATTCTGAAGTGGTTGATTTATACGCCCTAAAATCCAATCGTGAGAACGAACCCAGAATAAGTGGTGACGTCGTAACCGATGCCCAAGATACATTTGACCAATACAACAAGGCAGCAGTTTCAATGAGTATGAACACTCGTGGAGCCAAAGAATGGGAAGAGCTTACCGGTGATGCCTTTAATAATCAAACTGGGATTGCCATTGTTCTTGACAATAAGGTATACACTGCACCGGGGGTTTCAACTGGTCCAATTTCCGGTGGCCGTTCGGAAATCACGGGAACATTTACCGTGAACGAGACGAAGGATATTGCCAACGTACTGCGTGCGGGTAAACTGCCTGCTTCCGCAGAAATCATAGATTCATTCGTGGTAGGGCCGTCTTTGGGTCAAGAAGCTATCGATAGTGGCTTTATGTCCTTTTTGATTGCCATGGCCTTTGTACTGTTATGGATGATTTTTTACTACGGCAAGGCTGGTATTTTTGCCGATATCGCACTGATATTGAATATTATTTTAATTTTTGGTGTACTGTCCAGTTTAAGCGCTGTTTTGACTTTGCCCGGTATCGCTGGTATCGTATTGACCATAGGTATGTCCGTTGATGCGAACGTACTTATTTTTGAGCGTATTAAAGAAGAGCTTGGAAAAGGCAAGGGAAAATCACAGGCCATCGCCGATGGTTTCGGAAACGCCTTGTCCTCTATTTTAGATGCCAACATTACAACAGGGCTTACGGCATTGATACTTTTTGTTTTTGGTTCGGGACCCATCAAAGGCTTTGCAACAACTCTATTAATAGGTATACTTACCTCTTTGTTCACGGCAATTTTCATCACACGTTTGTTGGTGGATTGGTACATTAGTGCAAAAGACAGAAGGCTGGATTTCTCAACCAGTATTACGAAGAATCTGTTCAAGAATATGAATATTAACTTCTTGAGCAAACGTAAAATAGCATACATTTTATCGTTTATTCTAGTGGGTATCGGTTTATTTTCCCTAATTACGCAAGGGCTTCAACAAGGTGTTGATTTTGTCGGGGGGCGCAACTATCAAATTAGGTTTGAAAATGCCGTAAGTGCATCTGAGATTACCAATGAGTTGACCGAAGCCTTAGGGAGTGCCAATGCTAAAACTTTTGGCGAGGCCAACCAAATTATGGTCACTACCAATTATAAGGTCGATGTACAAGGAACAGAAGTCGATGACGAGATTTTGGACATACTGTTCAAATCACTACAAAAATACCTACCTGACGGTACTTCCTATGAAGAATTTGTACCAGGTGGGGGCAACGGAGAAGTAGGTGTTCTCAAATACAGAAAAGTAGGGCCTACCATTGCCGATGATATCAAAAAGAACGCTTTGTGGGCCATCATAGGTTCTTTGGCCGTTGTGTTCCTATACATCTTATTACGTTTTCGTAAATGGCAGTTCTCCTTAGGTGCAGTTGTTGCGGTATTCCACGATGTATTGATAGTTTTGGGTGTATTCTCACTTGTTGGTAAGATAATGCCTTTTAATATGGAAATTGATCAGGCCTTTATCGCAGCCATACTAACGGTAATCGGGTATTCCTTGAACGATACCGTGGTCGTGTTCGACCGTATTCGTGAAATCATAGCCGAACGTGGATGGAAAGGTGGGGAAAATATCAATTCTGCCGTGAACAGTACTTTAGGTAGAACCTTGAACACGTCATTGACGACCTTAGTGGTACTATTGGCCATATTTATTTTTGGTGGGGAGTCCTTAAGAGGATTTATGTTCGCAATGATTATTGGTGTTGTCGTCGGTACATACTCTTCAGTATTTATAGCAACGCCGGTAATGTATGACTCTTTAAAGAAAAAAATAAGTTCTGGCGCAGTTACAGAGTAAGTTTTTTATACTATAGATTTATAAAAGGCCAAAATCCTCCTATAACTTGGTAGGGTTTTGGTCTTTCACTTTAGCATCTTTCCCACAGAGCCTGTATCGGTAATTTGTAGTTCATAAATATACTGGGGAAGCAAACCGGGTTCGTCCCTGTGGGAGACAAAAATAATAGCCGTATCGCTTTCTTTTGCGAATATATTTACCAAGCTTACAAAAAGTGCAGCACTGGTATCATCCAACCCTGCGGTAGTTTCGTCTAAAATAAGTAAAGGCGGATGTTTTATCATGGCCCTGATGCACATCACCAAGCGTTTGTTTCCCTCTGAAAGTTCATTGAACCATTGATGTCTTTTATCCCAAAACCCAGCTAGTTTCAGCCATCGTTGGGCAAGGTTTAATTGTGCCTCGGTAGCCTTGATATACAAACCAACAGAATCGTTTAAACCAGATATTACCATATTCTCTACGGAGTGAATACCTTTAAAACTTTCGGTCATGGAAGGCGTAAAATAGCCTATTTTCTCTTTTATCTCCCAAACGCTTTCCCCACTTCCTTTTTTTTGCCCAAAAAGATATAGTTCTTGCCCATATCCTTTTGGGTTCTCACCGGTTATCATAGATAGTAAGGTTGTTTTTCCACTGCCATTGTCTCCCCGTAGCTCCCAAAACTCCCCCTTTTTTATGGTCCAATGGATACTTCTTAAAATAGGTTTATTCAGATAACTGACACTTATATTTTCTAACCTGATTAGGATATCATCATGAACCCTTATTTTGGTCAATGGTTTAGGGATGTTTTCATCAAAGGCTTCGTAAATGGTTTTTTGATGGTTTTTTATATTTTTTAATGGTTGTAACGTGTTGCCTTTTAACCTAAAGGATGTTTTTATAAATGGTAGCGCATCGCTTTCCCTGCCGATTATTTGTATTAGGTAAATTTCGTCGGAAATGGTTTTGAGCCTTTCTTTAAGCTCGGTTCGGGTTTTTCTGTCCAAATTATCAAAGGGATTGTCAAGCACTATAAAATCTGGCTTCGTTTTTAGAATATAGTCTAGCAGTGCTTTTTTTTGTTCGCCACTTGACATTGATTTTAGGCTTTGCGATGTTTTTCGGGTAACGATTTTGATACCGTGACGATTTTCTTCATCTATAAATTTGATGATTTCCGCTTTTGAGAATATAGCTCCTTTCTTTTTCTTTAATTCTAAAAAATAGGGCGATTCAATTGTATTGAATATCAAATCGAGGGCATAGTCTATGCTGGAGTTGTTGTCTGAGAAAATTATCCAATGCTTTTGACTCATAACCGCACCCTAAAAATATGGACTAAATTCTTATGGTACGTCGTGGTCTTCTCCAAAACCATACCATTGGCTAATGCTACTTTTTGGGAGGGAATATTATTTACCTGTATTATTGAAATAAGCGTTTTGGCCAGTTTGTTTTTTTTTGCGTGCTGCTTGCATTTTATAGCGGCCTCGGTCGCAAATCCCTTTTTCCAGTATTCTGGCAGTATTGAGTATCCTATTTCCAACTCTTTTTGACCATCAACGTTTTGCAACAATAGACCACATTGGCCGATTAGCTGACCGGTTTCTTTCAATAGTACAGCATTTTTGCCCCCTAATCTATTTTTATATCGATAAAAAGTGCGTTCCAAATCTTGTTCGCAGGCTTCAATGGGATTTAGCGATAAACCTTCCCAAAACTCCGATGTTCTTTTGTCTTGGTGAAAAGGCAGCCAATCTTCAAAATCCGTAGGGCGTACTTCTCGGAACGCTAATCGTTTTGTTTCCCTGCCAACGAGAAGAAAATCCATTTTTTCAATGTTTTGAAAAATTTACCTTATCCCCGACTTCCAAACCCCATTTTTCCGCTAGACCGGCATTTACCTCTAATACATATTGTACGGGAACTTGTGAGGAAAGGCTATTTTCATTAAAAGGTTGTGCATTTTTTTGAAAACTGGCAATGGTAGAATCTGCCTTAATATAAATGATGTCTAGCGGAAATTGTGTGTTTTTCATGTAGAATGCATGCATTTGCTCATCAGAAAATACAAATAACATACCTTGATAGTCTTCTATACTTTCTCGATACATAAGACCTGTTTGCGTTTCATACTCCGATTCCGCAATTTCAATATCTAAGGTGGTCAAAAGCGAATCGGTTTCTTTTTGGTAGATGTACAGCTTCCCTTCCTTTTCAAAGACAATGGGTTCTGTTTTAATGACCTTTTTGGCTTTTTCGCTACAAGATTGAAGCACAAAAACGTAAACGAGTGAAAAGGCAACGATTTTGAAAATATTTTTCATTTTGCATTATATAATATAAAATACCGCGCAGTGTTCGATATTATTTTTTTGCGGTCGAGGGTCGAAACATAAAGTACAAACCGATAAGTATAAAAGGTATACTCAACCATTGACCAATAGAAAGAAGTTCCATAGACTGATCAAACTCGTTTTGTCTTTCTTTCAAAAATTCGATGAAAAACCTAATGGTCCAAAGGCATACCAAGAAGGTCCCGAATAAAAAGCCGGTTTTC from Costertonia aggregata harbors:
- a CDS encoding GNAT family N-acetyltransferase, coding for MDFLLVGRETKRLAFREVRPTDFEDWLPFHQDKRTSEFWEGLSLNPIEACEQDLERTFYRYKNRLGGKNAVLLKETGQLIGQCGLLLQNVDGQKELEIGYSILPEYWKKGFATEAAIKCKQHAKKNKLAKTLISIIQVNNIPSQKVALANGMVLEKTTTYHKNLVHIFRVRL
- a CDS encoding DUF192 domain-containing protein; amino-acid sequence: MKNIFKIVAFSLVYVFVLQSCSEKAKKVIKTEPIVFEKEGKLYIYQKETDSLLTTLDIEIAESEYETQTGLMYRESIEDYQGMLFVFSDEQMHAFYMKNTQFPLDIIYIKADSTIASFQKNAQPFNENSLSSQVPVQYVLEVNAGLAEKWGLEVGDKVNFSKH